In Aphis gossypii isolate Hap1 unplaced genomic scaffold, ASM2018417v2 Contig00773, whole genome shotgun sequence, the genomic stretch AGTCGGACTGGAATGAAGTGGTGGATAACTTTGATGAGATGAATTTAAAAGAAGAATTGTTGCGTGGTATCTATGCATATGGTTATGAAAAGCCAACAGCTATTCAACAACGTGCTATTTTGCCGTGCATTAAGGGACATGATGTCATTGCTCAGGCCCAATATGGTACTGGAAAGACAGTTACTTTTTCAATTTCTATTCTCCAACGAATTGATATAAGTTTGAATGAGTGCCAAGCACTTATTTTGGCACCAACACGTGAATTGGTAAAACAGATTCAAAAGGTAAGCCTATTTGTTTGGTTAGATGAGctgtttacaatataatattgtttttagatgGTTATTGCTTTGGGTTATTTCATGAAAGTAGATTGTCATGCTTGCATTGGCGGTACAAAGATTCGTGATGACATGCGTAAGCTGGATACTGGATCCCATGTAGTGGTAGGAACTCTTGGCCGTGTTTATGACATGATTGCTAGAAAATCACTACGAACTCAATTTATCAAGATATTTGTGTTGAACGAAGTTAATGAAATGTTGTCTCAAGGTTTCGAAaggaaatatcaaattaaagaGGTGTTCAAATTCCTCGAAAAAGATATTCAGGTCATTAAGTTGTCTAGTACCATTCGCGAGGACGTTTTGAATGTGAGCACTCACTTCATGCGAAAACCAATACGCATTCTCGTTCAAAACGAAGAACTGATATTGAAAGGTTTGTATGATTGCCCTTAGTTTTTTAAGTCTATTtccttaattaattaatttttatttatttagatattaaacaGTTTTACATTAATGTTACCAAAGAAGAATGGAAGTTTGACACTTTATGTGATTTATTTGACACTCTTAGTTTCACCCAGGTTGTGATCTTCTGTAACACACATCGTAAGGTAGAGTGGTTGGCTGAAAATATgcatttgaaaacatttattgtcTCAGCTATGCATAAAGGAATGAGCCAACGTCGATGTAAGCTAATTATGCGTCAATTCAATTCTGGTGCTAGTCGTGTTCTAATTACCACTGATTATTTCGCTCGAAGCAATTTTTGTGGTGTTTCAGcggttatcaattataatttgccTTCCAATCGCGAAAACTACATTTATAGGGTTAAACGTTGGTATTCCGGTCGTTATAGAGCCaccattaattttatcactGATGACGACAAAAGAACTATGAAGGATATTGAATCATATTACAACACTCAAGTGCTCGATATGCCACAAGATATGACCGATTTTCTGTAGACATTCTTTGTAACTGTGAGTAGTTACTTTGAATCAAGTGAAATACAGCGTTAAAAAACGgttcaaattttctttttatatataaatacttatataaaaaaaaaccacaaaaaaattgtaattaaaaactatccaatattttatcattaaacagttttttttccttttcattTCACAGTGTTTGAGTGACATGACTATTGCAATAAtccaatttacaaaaatgataagtgcacattttaatacttggtatattttgcttttaaataaatcttattatacaattttcatagTCTCGTTGTACTTCCGTTTGATGATTTCTTCTCGGTTGTAAATAGTATGTTGTCTTGAAATTGgcagatttttttaatattatgtttatgctcttaaatttcaaaagttgTATTGAATACTGTTaagcgtttataataattttacaagtattgaagtattttaataaaatatattgatttatttaattgtaaaatgttatttacaatGAGTAATACGTAAGTATAAATGTTTGTAGATTGTggataaaaaaagttgttcaCCACTGTAGAACAAAAATATGTGGctaaacacaaacaatttttttatcaaacttattcatgaaaaaaaaaatcgatagacccaaaattttagatttaataaactactaacttgtgaaaaatgtctaaattactattttttgagaaatataatactcaattcttaaaatattaagataaagtataaaaaataaaagttacttAGAATTTCTTGTCAAAGCTTCTGAAACGTTGCCGCGAGCAACCAACATTATTCCCGCCGTATGACCACGCGCGATATTTAATCACAGCGCCTCAGCGTGTGAattcaaacttataaatacgaaaaactccAAATCAtcagaaatattatgtataacgtgcttttgtaaaaatcatcaaaatcgAACGTTtagaaattaagttataaatgaaaaaaagcgAACTTTTTAGtggacatttatattaaattcagaatCACGCAGCCGTTTCTATATAACAGTCGTTGCCATAcatagtaacaaaaaaaacaaacattatcattattattattattatttacattgttgataaaattagttggctaagtaaaaaaaaaaacaattattattattaatatttatatactattctaaataattcCTCATCAAGATTGTCTCAAAAACCACTCAACGTACGAACTTGAAATTTGGAATATCTAGTGGTAAAAAAACACAGACATCATTGTaacatcaatacattcatcacttcgttcagaatctaacaAGTTACGCTGtacacaaacacaaaaaagtaaaaacaaaaaaaaaaataaacatgcataatatatatattataattattgctcGGAGTGTTAATAGATGTAAAACCAGATTGatggtgatattttaattaaaaaattatgaaatttaaaattcagaacTAAAAGTTCTAAGTTTTCACTTTTAACGGCAGTCCCTGTAACtgccaatatatatatattttttaaactgaaatgttttttttataaaaaagttatatagtaatatataagttaaataattgtaaaagttaaaaattacttacttaTAAGTTGTAACCCTATAGAAGTTTTGGAGGAACTAacagagatttttttttattacactcgtttgtttgaaaaatttctatgaattataatatttttctatcggtctcataaatattgtaataaaacattaggTAATTTATTCTCCTGTTGAAAGATAATTACTACTaccacattaataataatcagatttatattaagtaattaaagaataaacaagtaccttatttattaatgtactaattaggttataggtaataaggtcattaaaacgaataaataaacatataaggGGACATCGTTTAtttcatgataataatgattccTGTTATCACGAGGCCGAAATGTTTGGTGcccaatattctatatatagcCTAAAGCtttatgcaaatatttttggttatggGTATTGAAAGCGGTAACACGTGCAAcatatgattttaaacatGTTCTATATCTAATGTACCGATTGATATAATGAAGCTACAAGAATTCTGAAAACAGATTTGAATTTACGGTCAAGTCTGCTTGAGATTGACTATTcctcatttttgattttttgatttgaatttctccaaaaatataattttgtaaaaattttaaatactcttttttaatatactgttAATAGGGTATTTTTAAAGGGGGGAggggtaaaataaaaaataacgtgGTAAGGTCGATTTCAAGTAGACTACGGACGACAATTTCTAGTTATACTAGTGATTAGATTATTCCGAATTTGAAATTCGAAAATCAATTTGCAAAAACATCATCTAAGCGATTTCAATTATTAGGCTGAAGTTCAGCCGCTgaaccaaataaaaatgtatttcattgtCCATTACTTttgttgagtttttttttcatatatgtaatatataaattgtttgtatgtttaattcttaattttttttttttatcgcgtTTGACTGCAGTACACTGGAATACAATAGATTAGAACATACATATTTACCTAAAACATAGAATATATCttacagtaaaaattaaaaaaaattaaaaattaggttagataaaaacaaataaatctataaaattataaaattataatagtataggtatgttTAAGTATGGACTATAGagtaataaataggtaggctGTTTATTGGTAACTTCTTTGGTAAAATTTGGATCTCCGCTACAaaaaatttgtcatatttattcttaatacaagtaagaaataaaaaagcactcactttatttaatatttttcaattttataattctctAGAAActgagtaattatttatttttaagactcTCCCTTCACCATTGAAAAATCCTGAGTACGCTATTTAGCCAGTTGGTTACTCCTATAGtcctattgtataataattaatattattaataatcgtaagaatttttagttaaaaatgtattaaatgtttttatttatagctaaGGATTCAAAGTTTAATACAGAGTTCCCCTGAAGATTTTCTAAATGCCATTAAAAAACTATCGAAATACCGCATAACTATAAAATCACATAGATACTGTTTAGGAGAgacataaaactaataaatttgttttcaagaCAAATCATTtgcgttcagaatcgtttttcgtatacaatgatacctattattgcattcaaatttaacacgtcCATTATAGTGACCAAGGCTACTCTCCATATGTCCGAGGTTCACTCCGATATCCATAACGGCATAACCTTCTGTACAGCAGAACATTACCCACTTTACACTTGcctatcttaatttttataattaatttttgttaatttcatgagtttttcgatatttttagaacaaatgcgtacctacctatgtatttatcaatttaatgtaaaattaggtactatggatatattttatttttgctactACCTACAGTGAAATGTTGTCGTCTTATcggtaaatatttcttaaatgtgAAAGAACACTACATaatgcaaattatatattttttacatgtatattaatttgtaaataggtaaataaaatttaataaaacagtttttaatttattgtcttgtataaaatatgaattatagaatcgatattaaattgtatttagatgttttatttaagaattaatttatttgaacataaaaaatgtacctattttttaatgagtaatttttcgaaactaaaaattattttcagtagacattttatatttccaaGTCATTTTTTAGTAGCATTTTCATggttaaaatgcatttttttagcATAAATAGTAACATTTCAATGGCTTTTTCTATGATACTGTCTACACAAGCCACAATTATAGACAATTCAAAATGgtgtacacaatacacatgcTGAGATACGAGAATGACGTAACGTCGTACAAACATACAAACATTACGAAGTACAGACTACAGACGATCCAAAAACCGCCAACACCTCAGGTTTTCCCTAACGGAGACGGTATAATAAGTCGTGTTTatcatgattaaattaaaaatagatctttatttgtttattttgagcCAAGAGTTTAGGACCGCTGTCGTCCAGTCCGAATATCGTCACTCCATCCCTGTCCCCACCGCCgtcatagtattttaaattttaattaatattttttcctcgATAATCGCCAATCAGTGTTATTGCGTTACTTTCGTCCACGACCGTATTCCGCCATCCGACCATCGACCGTCATCAGACGCCCAAACTAACCGACGaattacgatttttatttttcgggAAAACAATATCGTACAACAACGATTGACACGCTATTCTCGATTTAGTCGCGAATATGGACGATTCAAATTCAATGTTGGCTTTTGTGTTGAATCACTTGCCAGACTATTGGGACCCCGTGCCTTCATATACATGCAGCAATATGGTGTTCTCTCTGTCGCCGTCGAGAAACGccgatgaatattattttgtcgaaTCGATGTTTTACGGAGCACACGTCAGTCGAATTTCAAGAGTGCAAAACCCATTCACGTACGGCCGTTTCATGTTGAGGCGTGAAATGATTCAGTCCACTTATgaagtaagtacctaatacctatataggtacctactcgtggtcttcatattattatgtgtgctTCATACTGTGGCACTATGCTATGTACACACCTTGTATAATACACggatactattaaaatatgtaaaagaataatagttgaattaatataatatgatattgtattaacCATTATATAGTGGCCTATCTATGTAGCATAGACGGTAGTAGACACAGCTAGATAAGGTGGCTTAGCTCtctcaaatattttagacaataagtcactaaaaatattttcttcaatgAAGTACAGTACTTAGATTTCTAAGATAGAAAAGAATATCCTGTGGCAACATCagcttaattttttcaaataagaaactaattatttttgctcTAAATTATTGAGCCAATTTTgtcctttttaattttaaattattgaaaatatagtctTTTAGGACTGTTCTTACAATGTTTAGTAGGTAGCCTGATTAAATTTCCATTAACGATAGTAAATAcccattatactaatatacatattgatgtaaatttgtataataggtatatttcaaaCCATTTACTGACTTATGGAGAAGTATTTTATGGAAAATGtctaaatagataaattaatacctaaggaaaaaataaattttggtcCTACTTGCACTTATGCTTTAGTATAACCTGTCCGGTTGATCTTGGCCATCTACCGACTTCACAAACtaccaaaataattagtattactttacattataacttataagcagTGCttgatttggaaaaaaaatagaagggGGACTCAGCAGATATTTGATGAACAAGCGTTCCACACAAAATTAACCGTCACATTACCGTGGGGGGCAAAGCCCCCCACACCCCCCTTCAACCACCCATAatcccaaaaaaataaatttgttatacaaacatatattaaaacttaaaagaaaaatacactcttttgttaattatttttttaagacataatactacatattaaataaggtCCATAAATGGTCATATGATTTATCTTCATCTTTAAAAGATCTTTTAGGACAATTTAATTCATCTGCATTTCTTCTGCCACTTTTAATCCAGGTCTCAACATAATGATCTGGTTTGAACAACTGAATGGGAGGTCCGATGCAGTTAAGAAAAACCAATGAAGATATATGCCCTGTAGTCAAAGCATTTCTTTTTGATGTTACTATGTTGTTCATCGCACTGAATGATCTCTCACATTCAGAGGAAGAAATTGCAATTGTTCTGACTGCAGTCAAAAGAGGATGTAGATCGTTTATTTGTGAGGAATCTTTTGTATCTTTAAACTCACGGAATCCTCGGATCGTAGTTTTTTCATCTAAATGAAACCTTGTAACTAATCTTCTAACACAGTCATCTCCATACAGAATATCAACATTATCAGGCCAGTAATTagaatttaacacatccaaaTCTTTTAAAAGTTCATCAAACTCACTTTTAaagccatttttatttttagacacATGATTTGCTTGAGTAGTAAATAGTCTAGTACCCAAGTTATTAGCTAAACTCATAAAGAACTGACCATGTTGAATTTTAGGAATTGATTTGTTTGTgattaattgtacatttttgaacataaaatgTGTCCCTGCATCCATAGCTTCTTGTGTTTTTGGTCCACATATATTAGCCATTGAATCAAATATTCTAATGGTACGTTCTATAGCCCTATTTGCAGCTGAAAGTGATAAACTTCTCTCTTGCAACTGTAACGATAAGTCTGCAAGTTCAGATAGCCCATCATACATAATTCCTGAAATACAaagaaagttaattaaaaatgtaatttaaaaacaaaaaatactcgATTTACCtagattcataataaattctacTGATGTTAGAATACGTTTTAGGCCCACATATTTAGATCTTTCTTTTGAGTCTCTTTTTATATCAATAGCTGCTTTAGAAAAATGATCAGATAGTGACACATAATTATTCCAAACtgcttttaatgttttttcacTAGAAGCAACCCATCTAATTGTGAAGATTTTACCAATATGTAAGAGTTTCGTTTCTAATGAAGCAGCACACTCACTAAGTTCATTCATGTTTTTGGGTGATTGATGATacaatgcatatattttttctatgaatGACTGGAAATGATTTGTTCCTTGAACTTCTTTTAATGTATCAGATACTGCTAATTCTAATCGATGGTTACAGCAATgccaaattaaaatgttaggaTATATGCTTTGTAGCTGAACACCAACACCGGACAATCTACCCAACATATTTGAAGCACCGTCGCTCACAAAAGCTatcaaattttcttttaaaaaatcgtcCGTTAACCCATGTGCATAAAGATCAGTTAAAATAGcagtttttatagaattagCAGATGTATTTTgaacttcaataatattaaaaaagtatgtaaTCACATCATTGTTATTGGATACAGCAGATCTCAAACAAATAACCAACATACTCTTTTGGCTTAACGTTGTAGACTCgtcaacaataatacatatttttcttttgttatgCAAAAGGTCAAGACATAGTTTCTTTCGCATTTCAAATGTTATATGATCAATTATATTGCTACATGCTTTATTTGTTTGAAGAATTCTCCCCATATCCAAgccattaattatttgaagatCCACTAAATTTTGCATGTCTGTGTAAGGTCTTTGATTCTTTGCTATGGTATATGCTGTCCTGAATAttctttttgtattttcaatgtCAATATATGAAGTTTTTAATACTTGAGTTGGCATAATTTCcaacttttgtttttcaattatacgTTCAGCGTGTAAATGGCTTTGAGAAgatttatgttttgaaattttttttcttaaatttgttTGCTGTTTCTTAAAATCATCTCCAACTTTACATATTTCTCCATTCATCCATTCTTGTGAACCATGAGTGCCTTGgtgttttgttaaattaaaattggccTTAGAACATATTTTgcaaccaattttttttttattgaaaaaaatccatGAATATTCTTCTGTAAAATACTTCACTTGTTTATCGTCCCAACAATCTGGTGATTCTGTATTTGGTAAAAAGACTTCATTTTCTGATGCTTTAGTTTCCACTTTCTGCAGTAATATTgccctaaaaattatatatagacatatagttatatattttaatataagtatacaataatacattttatcaaacaagCCAATTATTTAGTTTGATCTATAAAagcatatattttcaaaaaacattgcctagtataaaatatattctgcaTGCAATTAAAAGCTGAGAAAATGTGAACTTATTTTCACaagaataatgtaaaatgaatGGAATTCATACACAAGctcttaataaatttaattaaaaatttaaaaatgtatataaatccaaaagcaaaattataactattggctataaatgttcaatagtattattattatattgtatactactaaaagctaattaaataagtaggcAGAATagtgtaaaatgtttaatgattacaatatacatgcttttaataattacccaCTGTTTAATAGTTAATCAATTGCAGATtaactattatgaaaaataattttaagattgttATGAAGACTTAATTgtgaaaatttcttttttaaacacTGTATGTGGCAAGTTATAGCATAACAATCTCTTATATAGAACACGGACTGTGTTATGGTTGTAGAATCAGTTTTGCTGTtcgaaataattaaacactaattagtaattacacaCTTGTAAAATTTAACTCTAATTATACACCTGtctttagattaaattaaataaataaaattattattattaatttaatccaaataccaacacaataaaatatctacataTGATTGATatgagaaataatttattttataacataaattattacattaaaatatttgatattacttACCAGTGGCAGTGTAATATTCATTGACACACTTTCAATATTCATTTGGGTATTCACAGAGGTCTCCTATAAAACAAGAACACCAAACAAGTCTATACTATCAAGTTGataattgtgttataataaatcaattactaaatataataaaaatgcaacaggtacaaaataataagattatactcaaataataaaggttaaaaactataaatcatTTGCTCATACCTCATTGTTATTGGttggttttaatttctttttgaaGTAAGAAAGTACAGTACATTTTCTTTTAGATtccatttttcaatttctggTAATCTGATATGAATTTTTTgatgacaaattaaaatttttaaatgacacaGGTTATacgttatacctaattattataattcttaaaatagaCTTTCCTAATAATTATgagttaataaacaatttaaggtTTTTCAATGTTCACACTAAAATCTTgagtaataaatgtaaaaatgtagaatgacagttgattttttcaacaacCGTCAATCAACGACGTCATAGATAATAGAAGAATTCTATTATcttctattatagtattatctattatctatgaaCGTTGTTTTCACAAGCCCATGAACcatggtattaataattatactttggtAATTGGAGATAAGACGAGTTATCACATcatctattatattacgtatatcgtcatttatattatgatttacgatttataaaaatttaattcataaaatgtatctatgGCATAATCACAGATATATGCTTATAGCTTATATTTATGTggacataatacaatttattagcaatttaacaatcaattttttttttcattttcgattcaaatgtataaatattatggctatagattatagcctataggtatattttgcaTCAGAAAAACTGATGATTTACAAATTCTCTATAGTAAATGTTGCGTTCCCAGCGTTCCGTTTCAAATAAATAGAAGGGGtacgctaaaaaaaaatttaaaaagaagggGGACTCCGTCCCCCCGCGTCCCCCCCCAAATCAAGTACTGCTTATAAGATAGTAATTGAAACGATCACCGATGACCAAGATGAACTAAATGggttataggtaataggtaaataatttaatatttgttaatgatgttatttttttttattattattattttatgtcttataaattattaataaaaacaaacaaggttacacattatattttaacaaaactgagttgaataaaatatttttaagaaatttgttCGCCCTAACTAGGTAGGTAGTGTGAAACACTATGCACCTGTACGTTTGTACCTTagattatgtacctataaaaccAGATTCCATTTATCATGTACACACTGTAATGTGGTACATACCTATAAACACCTATAagcttatttatttcaaaatttaattaaaaatcattttaattgtgtCAAAAACTAGAAATGAGTGATTGAAGTAAAACCTATTCCTATCTGTGGATGTAGATGCCTATTAATATTGGCTAGGAAGTAGGAGTGTTTTACTTGATAATTAGAAGAAGAAAGTAGTACCTATTATGAAGTATTAACTGTTGTTAACTTGCTGTTTgtgaatttt encodes the following:
- the LOC126555274 gene encoding eukaryotic initiation factor 4A-like, which gives rise to MNSNETKNGPPSETNNYSGPSGMDFSGTIESDWNEVVDNFDEMNLKEELLRGIYAYGYEKPTAIQQRAILPCIKGHDVIAQAQYGTGKTVTFSISILQRIDISLNECQALILAPTRELVKQIQKMVIALGYFMKVDCHACIGGTKIRDDMRKLDTGSHVVVGTLGRVYDMIARKSLRTQFIKIFVLNEVNEMLSQGFERKYQIKEVFKFLEKDIQVIKLSSTIREDVLNVSTHFMRKPIRILVQNEELILKDIKQFYINVTKEEWKFDTLCDLFDTLSFTQVVIFCNTHRKVEWLAENMHLKTFIVSAMHKGMSQRRCKLIMRQFNSGASRVLITTDYFARSNFCGVSAVINYNLPSNRENYIYRVKRWYSGRYRATINFITDDDKRTMKDIESYYNTQVLDMPQDMTDFL
- the LOC126555277 gene encoding E3 SUMO-protein ligase KIAA1586-like — translated: MNGEICKVGDDFKKQQTNLRKKISKHKSSQSHLHAERIIEKQKLEIMPTQVLKTSYIDIENTKRIFRTAYTIAKNQRPYTDMQNLVDLQIINGLDMGRILQTNKACSNIIDHITFEMRKKLCLDLLHNKRKICIIVDESTTLSQKSMLVICLRSAVSNNNDVITYFFNIIEVQNTSANSIKTAILTDLYAHGLTDDFLKENLIAFVSDGASNMLGRLSGVGVQLQSIYPNILIWHCCNHRLELAVSDTLKEVQGTNHFQSFIEKIYALYHQSPKNMNELSECAASLETKLLHIGKIFTIRWVASSEKTLKAVWNNYVSLSDHFSKAAIDIKRDSKERSKYVGLKRILTSVEFIMNLGIMYDGLSELADLSLQLQERSLSLSAANRAIERTIRIFDSMANICGPKTQEAMDAGTHFMFKNVQLITNKSIPKIQHGQFFMSLANNLGTRLFTTQANHVSKNKNGFKSEFDELLKDLDVLNSNYWPDNVDILYGDDCVRRLVTRFHLDEKTTIRGFREFKDTKDSSQINDLHPLLTAVRTIAISSSECERSFSAMNNIVTSKRNALTTGHISSLVFLNCIGPPIQLFKPDHYVETWIKSGRRNADELNCPKRSFKDEDKSYDHLWTLFNM